TTCACTGCCAGGAATTATAGTTTCAAACCTGTGTCCTGGATATGGGATTCCCTGCATCAAAgaaaattgtgaaataaaCAACTGGTCATGTGTGTGTCTGTGAGAGatcttgagagagagagagagagagagagcacctGAATGAATCTCGTTAACAGTGCAATTGCTATATTGTTGCAGCCTTGATTCTTAACCAATTCGGAGCaattaatataattgaaaCACGATGACAGCCTTTCCAGTGAATTACTCCCTTCTGAGCCAACACCGAAGTTCACTTTTGGTGAAAGGTCCGGCATTTGCTGAAGAAGCTTACAACTTTCCAAATTCAAGCTGTGAAGCTTAGAAAGCTGACTAATGCTTTTGGGAAGACTCAGAAAATTGTTTTTACTTAGATTTAGAGATACTAACGAGAATAGGCAGGCAAGATTTTCCGTTAATGTTCCCTCCTGAAGATTACAGTCACTGAGGTTCAGTTCTGTTAAAGAAGACAAACCAGAAGTAGAAATTGGAAACTGCAGACCCACTAAACGTGTCCGCTTTCTGGGCATCGATAGATAGTTGCAAGAAGTATTTTCTGACTCAAGTGGCAGCCCTTTACATCCACGAAGGGataaaattttaagatttttcaTAAGGAAAATGGAGGATGGTAGTGTGCTTAAGGAGGTACCGCTCACATCAAGTTCCTCCAAACAATCAAGCTGTCCCAAGCTTTCTGGCAGTTCTTTAAGTTTAAAGCAGCGACAAATGTTGAGACTTTTGAGGGAGCTCAACTTGCTAATGTCGTGTGGAAGACACTCGAGATAATAGCAATCTCTTAGATTTAGTAAAGTAAGGCCAATCAGAAGTTCAGTTGATGCAGGTAATTTTTCTATAGCAGTCTCATTTAAAGAAAGCTCCATCAAATGTTCCATAGGTTCAGCAAATTCTGGAATTTTCTTAATCCTTGAGCAGCTAGAAAGAATGAGAATTTCAAGGCATTTCGTTTCAATCTTATTTGGAAGACTTTCAAGACTTCTGCATCCTTTAAGATTCAAGACTTTAAGCCTTTTCAGCCCAGCAATAGAGTGGTCGACCACCGCTAATTTTGTACAACCTTCAAGAATTAAACTCTCAAGATTTGGAGTACCTGTAAAATCTGGGGTCATGGTCAGGTTCTGGGACCAGCTAAGATTGATGAATCTCAGCTTCTCCAAGCACTGttcaaaacagagaaaaataattaattaacaaaaataaagtgtTTGGGTGTTTTGTCAAATTTATccacacacccaaaaaaaaaaaaaaaactaaaattaattaaataaaaataatctaACCTTTTCTCCATTCCAAAGTTGTTCAATGCTGCTATAGCACAAGTTAAGTTCACAAAGCTTCACAGGTTGAAAACTTTGAGGGAGAAACTTTGTAGGGTACTCACTCCATTCGAGAACTACCAAGGCATTAGAAAGAAATTTGGGGCCTTCAGTCATATGCACATTACGAATTTGCAGAAACCGAAGATTATGCATCTTGGAGAAGGCCTCTGAGTTGCACCGTACCTCTTCCAATTTAAGCGAGTCTAAGGCTATGCCTTCAACTGCATCTGTTACCTAATAATCAGGAATAACAGGAGCAGTTAATGACAAAATCTCTTAAAGTTTTGTAGTATGTCAAATAAAAGGATTCCTGCACTCACAAATAATAACTagatataacaaaattgaGAGATGATAAATTCGTTTAACTGACTTTCCAATCCATATTTGTACCAATTTCTTACCTCATTATTTACGAGTACATGAATGATATCCTCTGGAAGCCACAACCGACTACGTCTGCCAGGCTCGTCACGGCATTCTCGACGAACAATATCCCAACCTAATTCTTGTATCAAATCATGCATCCACAATTTTCCTCTCGAGACAGTTACTAGAGCTTTTTCAATCAGAACTGGTATACCAATGTTTGGATGGTAACCACAACTTTTCAGTATTCTTGTCACACGATCTATGTCCTCTCCTTTAAAGAAGCATGCAATgtccaaaaatattttcttatctGATTCCATTAACCCATCAAAACTTATTTTAATCACATCAACAATTCTTCTGTGAACATCTCTTTCTTTAATCAGCCTATTCAATACAATTGTCCATTCATGTACACTTTTCATACAAAGGAACGAACCCAAAATCTCAAGAGCTAATGGAAGGCCATTGGCATATTTTAGAACATTCTTGGATAGTTCGAGATACTCTTCTTTAACCTGGTAATTCTTGAATGCTTTCCAGCTAAAGAGCTTAAGAGCTTCATCATCAGTTAATACCTCAACGTCATGTATTTTGTCCACTCCAAATGTTCTCAGCAAATGCTTATCTCGTGATGTTATGATGATTCTACTccccaaaccaaaccaactaCGATTACACAATGCTTCCAATTGTTCTAACCGATCCACGTCATCAAGAATGATAAGAACCATTTTAGCACGTAGTCTATGCCTTATTACGTTTTTTCCCATATCAGTATTCCGTATATTTACATTACTTTGCAGCAAGTCCAAAAGAAGTTTTTCTTGTAAACGAACTAGACCTTGCTTTTCAGTTACCTCTCGAACATTGTTAAGAAAGCTGCAAGCTTCAAACTTGTCGCGTATAGTATCAAACACCACTTGTGCAAGAGTTGTCTTGCCTATTCCTCCCATCCCCCATATCCCTAAGCTATGAACATCTTTACACAATCCAAAGTCCAAGTATGAAAGCACTTTTTCCAAACGAGAATCCATTCCAACTAAAGCCTTGGATACATTAGTGGTTGTTTGACTAAGTTTGGCAATCCTTTCTACAATATGTTGAATAACTTCAGGTTCACAtctgcaaagaaaaatatataacgATCCTATAATGGTTGT
The Prunus dulcis chromosome 2, ALMONDv2, whole genome shotgun sequence DNA segment above includes these coding regions:
- the LOC117618978 gene encoding disease resistance protein RUN1-like, whose protein sequence is MASYSSSSSSSYSPSRNPKWTYDVFLNFRGQDTRKNFVDHLHTALDQKGLFALRDVESNWGQSIPVKILKAIEESRCAVVIFSRNYADSTWCLDELSQIVECNEGRSGHMILPVFYDVDPSDVRHQRGSFKRAFDGQEDRFRDYPEKVRRWRAALTVVANLAGWNLRDGCEPEVIQHIVERIAKLSQTTTNVSKALVGMDSRLEKVLSYLDFGLCKDVHSLGIWGMGGIGKTTLAQVVFDTIRDKFEACSFLNNVREVTEKQGLVRLQEKLLLDLLQSNVNIRNTDMGKNVIRHRLRAKMVLIILDDVDRLEQLEALCNRSWFGLGSRIIITSRDKHLLRTFGVDKIHDVEVLTDDEALKLFSWKAFKNYQVKEEYLELSKNVLKYANGLPLALEILGSFLCMKSVHEWTIVLNRLIKERDVHRRIVDVIKISFDGLMESDKKIFLDIACFFKGEDIDRVTRILKSCGYHPNIGIPVLIEKALVTVSRGKLWMHDLIQELGWDIVRRECRDEPGRRSRLWLPEDIIHVLVNNEVTDAVEGIALDSLKLEEVRCNSEAFSKMHNLRFLQIRNVHMTEGPKFLSNALVVLEWSEYPTKFLPQSFQPVKLCELNLCYSSIEQLWNGEKCLEKLRFINLSWSQNLTMTPDFTGTPNLESLILEGCTKLAVVDHSIAGLKRLKVLNLKGCRSLESLPNKIETKCLEILILSSCSRIKKIPEFAEPMEHLMELSLNETAIEKLPASTELLIGLTLLNLRDCYYLECLPHDISKLSSLKSLNICRCFKLKELPESLGQLDCLEELDVSGTSLSTLPSSIFLMKNLKILSLRGCKGLPLESENTSCNYLSMPRKRTRLVGLQFPISTSGLSSLTELNLSDCNLQEGTLTENLACLFSLVSLNLSKNNFLSLPKSISQLSKLHSLNLESCKLLQQMPDLSPKVNFGVGSEGSNSLERLSSCFNYINCSELVKNQGCNNIAIALLTRFIQGIPYPGHRFETIIPGSEISEWFIDRSARSGVSMDLPEDWCKNNWRGYALCAVFGLGRRIPAGNLLGKWKYEQETYSTAHGLRCEVKPNNLGSGGWCPFFGCSPELGQIESDHIWLSFVGCEHFGIAWQDSCRRLEFLFKTLGPSLEVKKCGVRLIYEQDIGLGPNP